In a genomic window of Pelorhabdus rhamnosifermentans:
- a CDS encoding transposase encodes NHVEAIIPVSASVYKIDESKFSYNKDSDQWFCNMGNYTIDKKCGKNSRGQEFLRYKFDKAMCKNCSHKIECAGKSAAVKRLDVGMNTAEYYEYSQRASTPEFKEKYKKRASHEWKNGEMKHFHGLDRARGYGLKSMSMQAKLTALAVNLKRIAALVSLYLLILTPNCLKLRNSPNGVARQAYFAA; translated from the coding sequence TGAACCATGTGGAGGCAATTATACCGGTCAGCGCTTCCGTATACAAAATTGACGAGAGCAAATTTAGTTATAACAAGGATAGCGACCAGTGGTTTTGTAACATGGGAAATTATACAATAGATAAAAAGTGCGGCAAGAACAGCCGGGGGCAAGAATTTCTAAGATATAAATTTGATAAGGCTATGTGTAAAAATTGTTCTCATAAAATAGAATGTGCCGGAAAATCAGCGGCTGTAAAGCGGTTAGATGTTGGAATGAATACGGCTGAATATTATGAGTATAGTCAACGAGCAAGCACGCCGGAATTTAAAGAAAAATACAAAAAGCGCGCAAGCCATGAATGGAAAAACGGTGAGATGAAACATTTCCATGGATTAGACCGTGCCCGAGGGTATGGTCTAAAAAGTATGAGTATGCAGGCCAAGTTAACCGCTTTAGCGGTCAATTTAAAAAGGATAGCCGCCTTGGTATCCTTATATCTTCTTATTTTAACCCCCAATTGCTTAAAATTAAGAAATTCACCAAATGGTGTAGCAAGACAAGCTTATTTTGCCGCTTAA